AATCtccatttgaaaaaatatttcagagtGCTTAGTGAATTGTACGTCATTTTTTCAGTCCACTAAAAGATACATGGCTCACCTCTGTCCTTTAAGATAGTGAATTCTAAATCTAAATCTCTAATCTAATGACCGCAACTTACAGTGGCAGTCGTAGGTTGGACTTGGACTgataccgtttttttttttttttataccgtTTGACTGTAGAATACGTTCTATTGTAAACTTTAAAGTACAACGGTTAACCCGTTTCACTGTGAATGATGAAGTCCTTAGTTTGCTAGGCTATGAAAATACGGGGGTTATCTTCGTCCACGAAATTCTCAGGTTCTGGCATCAGGTATAGGAAGTTAGTGGGATACATTATTTGACTCGGAGAGTACATCAATGTTATTGATACTTTATAACGATCTTTACAGAATTCTCTGTAACTTACCTAACGGCCTCTATGAGGTTTTATTGCTCCAAGAAGTTTTCAATTATACTGCCCGGAGATAGGAAGTTAGCCgggtacggggataatatatagcctatagccttcctcgataaatgggttatctgacactgagagaatttttcaaatcggactagtagctcctgagattagcgcgttccaaCAAACAGCCAAACAAATAatctcttcagatttataatacgagtattagtatagatacttgaGAGTCCCCTCAAATAAAGCGAACAGTCTGTACTGGGTGTATATCAGTCCAACATAAATGGGAATGCAACCCTAGCTCATCTCTCGAAATATCTCGGAATTCCCTTAAAGTTAAAGCTAAAAtagcatttaaaaattaaggcatagaaaaaaaattcaacggGCGAATACATAGGATTGCTTGTACTggatatttataatttcattaacgAACTTTCATATAGCAATTAGTTTTGTTCAAAACAAAACAGTCATTAtactttaatgttattttaatgattaCCTAGGGAATAATTTTGTAGACATTTCCGAAGTAGAGTAATAAGTATGGTTGTGTGTTGGTCATTCatttgacaaataaataaattaaattagcttTTGTGCGCATAGTTTTGATATAATTTGgtgttattttgttaatttgctGTTATCAtatatgaattatttaaataaaagaaaaatgtttttatttacgacaaaaaaactcattaaaaaataagagaacattatttaatttgacattGTACACTGTAGTAAAATATAACTGAAAATAACAGATtgacgtttttttaataaattaattatttcatcatAAAGAAAACTTATTATGGCATCTAATTGGCGACAGTATTGTCAACCCTATATAGTTcgtgaaataaattttattaaaaacgatgttgctgaatatttttatacaaacatcCGACCTGAGTGTTTGCTTTCAGTTCAAGTCTTTTTCGCTGAATCCAAAATTTATTCGGAATTTAATATTGCGCTTACTAAAAACAGGAAAAACTTTTATCTGTAAAGTCTTCttattgacaattttttttcctaCATCTAGAATTGATTCAAATATGGATATACCTGAATTTGAAGACATTTTcaaacaaatcaaaatcaatttccatATCATAGGCATACCTTTCGATCAGCATCGCATAAAGCCGAGATATTTCATCCTATTcttaattttgattattactGCTATCCAGGAGGTAGCATTCTTTTGTTCGAACATTTCCGCTGAGAATTTTCTAGAATTAACCCAATTAGCACCATGTACCTGTGTCGGATGGTTGTCCATTTTGAAGATTATATTCATAACTGTAAACCGGCAAAGTATTTTCGATCTAACCCATTGCCTGAAACAATTATATGACAAAATGCTCGGTGATACAAAAAAAAGAGACGCTGTTCGAAGTGATttcgtatttttgaaatttttagtcAAATATTTCTTCatcttaaatttaattttgataagcgTGTACAACTTTTCCACGctgttgttaattttttatcgtTATTACACGGAAAATGTTATAGTTTATAGCTTGCCTTACGCTGTGCTATGTCCTTTCTCAACGGATGCATTTCATACTTGGCTATTAGTTTATATCTTTACTATTTCTGCCGgtaagtgttattttttttaaataaaccatttgaaatacaaatactacacttttacacacacacacttttttgacggcctccgtggcgcagtagaaTGCGCGGTGTAAATACACTCAGcggtgtatttatttttaaaaattattatcgtaatatattatataatatgactaCAATAACTGTTTATACAATTATTGTAGTCAGTTAAGttcttttggaaaaaaatatatattaaagagcagtttaaatgttttgtttttcaatgaATTCAAAGCTATGGATGTTTCCAAAATCGTCGGTGAAATCGgcctaaattattattttagagatTTGTTTTACAACTTcctaagtaattaataattttaatagaacTATTTCTCTTACTTTTAGGTTTTATATGCGTTCTGTACTTCACGACTGTGGATGCTCTATACTACACTCTCACATCTCATATGTGTGCTCAGTTTTCCGTACTCAGTGATGAAATCAAAGATCTGGATCACAGTAGCTCTCACTGCTTGAGCGAGATCGTTAAAAAGCATCAATATCTTTTGAAGTAAGCGTGTATATATACCGATttaaaaagaggaggttctcagttATAcgcatatgtattttttaaatgtttgttacctcataacttcgtcatttattaaccaattcttttgtttgaaagagttcgttatcaacccatattcggctcactgctcgagtctcctctcagaatgaaagaagttaggccaatagtccaccacgctggcccaatgcggattggcagactttacacacgcagagaactaagaaaattctctggtatgcagatttcctcacgatgttttccttcaccgttagagacacgtgatatttaatttcttaaaatgcacacaactgaaaagttggaggtgcatgccccggaccggattccaacccacaccctccggtatcggaagcagaggtccaccgtccactgggctatcacggtttgaaaaagtatagttccaaattagtcccatttaattttcacggaaatcggttcagtaactATGTTCTTCGGTTACCTAAGGGCTATCGGTTaaattctttttaacaaaaaaatttaagatgCATTACCTTAAAGCGACAAATAACATCTgtgccaaaaaacaaaattagccTATTTGGGATAGCACTGCCTTCAAACCGAACAATAGAATGGAcgggtacgatgttatttttcgctttaaatttttttgttaaaaacattttatattgtttattttacaacgaatatatatacacaatacaaatacatacaatcATACCTCATTCCCATATGAAAGAGACCACATCCTTCCATTACGATACTTGCATATCTTCCTTCTTCCATTGATAAGAGCCAACGGACTAAGGATACTCTTGTCCTTGCCTTTATGGAAAATGGCCGGGCCTTGGGGTCCTTTTTATATTTCGGTTCACACTTGAACTTTGAAGTCAGTTTTATTAGTCTCTTTTCATTCTATTCTCATAATATTCTCAATTTTTGTCACTACATCTTCTTTTTTTCATAATGTTttcttattcatcatcatcatcattatcaatccatattcgactcactgctgagctcgagtctcctctcagaatgagagggtttaggccaatagtccaccacgctgtcggttttcttattacattatttaaaaacataagcaaaaaaaaaataactccaaCAGTTAACTTTAAAAGTGTACTTTTTTCTTTCAGAAGTTCTTTATTTGTATCAATAgcagatagttttttttttttaataattttatattaattccaGACTCTCGGAAGACTTAGAAAAAATTTTTCGCGCACCAAACTTGTTCAATGTCCTTGTTGGATCTATCGAAATATGTGCTCTTGGATTTAATTTGACGgtaaattttgtatgtttttgacggcctccgtggcgcagtggtatgcgcggtggatttacaaaacggaggtcttgggttcgatccccggctgggcagattgagattttcttaatttgtccaggtctggctggtgggaggcttcggccgtggctagttaccaccctaccggcaaagacgtaccgccaagcgatttagcgtacgatgccgtgtagaaaccgaaaggggtgtggattttcatcctcctcctaacaagttagcccgcttccatcttagactgcatcatcacttaccatcaggtgagattgtagtcaagggctaacttgtaaagaataaaaaaaaaaggtttatatGAATGGGTAAAACGTAATAATACTACCAAAAAAATATCTCTAGAAGTACCATTTTATGCTACAGCCTAAATTTAATGCTTTTCGTTCTTtttctgtttaattttttacgtttttattccatatttttcataaaataactttatttcagATGGGGCAATGGGCTCAAATACCaggagtaattttatttttgttgtccATATTAGTACAAATATTGATGATTAGTGTTTTTGGCGAAAATCTTATAAAAGAGGTGAGATTACAATCTTAAACTCAAGTCTTAATTATTTAAGACTACTTGTtatgttaataacaatttatatttatttctcaaAGCTACGTAACGAGCCATAATAATGCTAGATTAAATTTTAACGTGTTGCATAATGTTTGCTTTATACATATAccgtattaaatattaatttgctttGAGAGAAGCATAACCAACATTTATCACGCAGAGCAGCAAAATTGGAGACGCAGCATTTATATGCAAGTGGTATGATATGGACAACAAGGCAAAGAAAACTATTCTACTAATAATGTTAAGGTACGTATGAAATTAAGTGAAATTGACCAGCGTAATAAATCAcgccaaacttctagtccgctctgaacaGGAGGCGTATAGCGTTGATTGAACAAAAACGTATCCCAGCGGAGCAACAATATCTGTGTAGTTTGGAGTGTTGCAACTTCAGAGCGGACTAGGAGTTTGCCGTGGTGTTCTGCTAACATGCTGCTAATctgttaacaaaataaataattctgttattaatttttttaatcacttAAATTTTAATACGAAAATTGCCGTTTCCGTGTAATCTACGTACACCCCAATAATCATCAATGCAATCTCAGGTAGTAGCAACGATCTGACTCTATAAACACAATTAAGTGCAATGTGCTTTATGTTTCTGACAAAcacaatttaaacatttttgtacGATCCAGTTTTTTAACCCAGCACGTGAAGATATGTGTTTTTTAAAGACTTTTTACATGGAAATATCTAGTGTTTTCATaatttacctaattaaaataaaaaaaaatactaaaataaccTTGTTATTACATTACAGATCCAACAAACCGCAAAAGTTGACGGCTTACAAATTTTCCGTCATTTCTTACAAAAGTTTTACAAAGGTAAGATTAAAGTGTTATGCATTTGTAATATtgatatttcttaatttaaatgtttaaatttctTCATTTTTGGTTTCTCTACTTCgttgtcgtcgttatcaacctatattcggctcactgctaagctcgagtctcctctcagaatgagagaggttaggccaatagtccacgcgggcccaatgcggattggcagacttaagaaattaagaacacgcagataattaagaaaattctctggtaggtattctcacaatgttttccttcaccgtttgagacacgtgatatttaatttcttaaaatgcactcagcGGGgcatggaggtgcatgccccgctgAGTGCATtttccggattcgaacccacaccctccgcaattggaggcaaaggtcatatccactgtgctatcacggatTTTctctacttatttaattttaatatattaacgcgtattttatattttgcattTCAGATTATCAGCACATCGTGGTCTTATTTTACGATCTTGAGAACTGTTTATACACCACCGGAactgaataatgaataataaattatatttattttaaatacgttGCGTTTAATGCGTTATTTATAGAAGGCACTAAGTGTAGTAAATTAAGTGTGGTAAGGTAGGTAATAATAAGCatattaaagtttaataaataatgtatttacttAGCTCAATTgcatatttttcttatactaaTCTTCTttttggagccgtgatagcccagtggatatgacccctgcctccgattccggagggtgtgggttcgaatccggtctggggcatgcacctccaacttttcagttgtgtgcattttaagaaattaaatatcacgtgtctcaatcggtgaaggaaaacatcgtgaggaaacctgcataccagagaattaccttaattctctgcgtgtgtgaagtctgccaatccgcattgggccagcgtggtggactattggcctaacccctctcattctgagaggagactcgagctcagcagtgagccgaatatgggttgatgacgacgaatctTCTTTTTAGTCTGTCTTATTAATTAGAACGGATATCTTCTGCCGGTGTTAACTCGGAAAATGCCAGATCTGTAAAAAAGTaacgcattttaagaaaatccaCACAAAAATATAGCCATATAGTCCATATATATGCGATATGAGTTTGCTTTTTATGTGTGccactctttttttattctctacaagttagttcttttttttttcagtagggtggtaactagccacggccgaagcctcacaccagcctggcctagaccaattaagaaaatgaaaatcggggatcgaacccaggacctccgtcttgtaaatccaccgcgcataccactgcgccacggaggccgtcaaactcctttactttcaaataataatttattgtcagagatacataaaaaatacagaatttaCTGGTCGTGTGGTACAGTCACGAGTAATAGTAGtagctataaaatataaaatggatAAACtgaaacctcagaccaattatagaaggacctgtatcgcactcatagtcacgaacaaaattgtctgtcattttctgaagaaaacgagcatAGATTTGAtataaatcttatactaaactagaagttttttcccgttttttacataattcaattacacaaaaagatatttttacggagctctttaaccgacaaacacgattacaactatttaacatcgacactatagagacagtttctataatcgcattagatcgttgatcatatactttgacagaaaagtaacgtctagcgaggcaggtcctatacaataattggtctgagactgaaacaaattatattatttcagcTACAATTCACAGGAATCTTTGAAATGCCAAGTTTCTGTTTGCCAAGTTGCAAGTTACTACTGCTGACTTCATAAACGATAAAACATACACGATAAAAAGATTAAGTTAAAAAATCCTGCTAAGTAATACTACAAGTTATATTgtacgtaataaaaaaaactcgggTAAGATGACAGAACAAGCAAAGAGTTTACGTGAGGAAATACAATATTGTGGACAGAGCGTCTGCAATAGCTATTGCTATGTAAGTcaccgtaaaattataaatcccGTTAGAAtgtaatctatctcgcgagattatGAACTGTAAGACACCGCAACTTACTGCTTACAATTTATCGTGTTAT
This genomic interval from Bicyclus anynana chromosome 17, ilBicAnyn1.1, whole genome shotgun sequence contains the following:
- the LOC112045439 gene encoding odorant receptor 67c-like; its protein translation is MDIPEFEDIFKQIKINFHIIGFICVLYFTTVDALYYTLTSHMCAQFSVLSDEIKDLDHSSSHCLSEIVKKHQYLLKLSEDLEKIFRAPNLFNVLVGSIEICALGFNLTMGQWAQIPGVILFLLSILVQILMISVFGENLIKESSKIGDAAFICKWYDMDNKAKKTILLIMLRSNKPQKLTAYKFSVISYKSFTKIISTSWSYFTILRTVYTPPELNNE